One Vicugna pacos chromosome 12, VicPac4, whole genome shotgun sequence genomic window carries:
- the RARG gene encoding retinoic acid receptor gamma isoform X2, producing the protein MYDCMETFAPGPRRLYGAAGPGAGLLRRATGSSCFAGLESFAWPQPASLQSVETQSTSSEEMVPSSPSPPPPPRVYKPCFVCNDKSSGYHYGVSSCEGCKGFFRRSIQKNMVYTCHRDKNCIINKVTRNRCQYCRLQKCFEVGMSKEAVRNDRNKKKKEVKEEGSLDSYELSPQLEELITKVSKAHQETFPSLCQLGKYTTNSSADHRVQLDLGLWDKFSELATKCIIKIVEFAKRLPGFTGLSIADQITLLKAACLDILMLRICTRYTPEQDTMTFSDGLTLNRTQMHNAGFGPLTDLVFAFAGQLLPLEMDDTETGLLSAICLICGDRMDLEEPEKVDKLQEPLLEALRLYARRRRPSQPYMFPRMLMKITDLRGISTKGAERAITLKMEIPGPMPPLIREMLENPEMFEDDSSQPGPHPKASSEDEVPGGQGKGGRSPHPDQGP; encoded by the exons ATGTACGACTGCATGGAAACGTTTGCCCCGGGTCCACGACGGCTGTACGGGGCGGCGGGACCCGGGGCCGGCTTGCTGCGCAGAGCCACCGGCAGCTCCTGTTTCGCCGGACTCGAGTCTTTTGCCTGGCCGCAACCAGCCAGTCTGCAAT CGGTGGAGACACAGAGCACTAGCTCCGAGGAGATGGTGCCCAGctcgccctcccctcctccacctcctcgggTCTACAAGCCGTGCTTCGTGTGCAATGACAAGTCCTCTGGCTACCACTATGGGGTCAGCTCTTGTGAAGGCTGCAAG GGCTTCTTCCGCCGTAGCATCCAGAAGAACATGGTGTACACATGTCACCGCGACAAAAACTGTATCATCAACAAGGTGACCCGGAATCGTTGCCAGTACTGCCGGCTACAGAAGTGCTTTGAAGTTGGCATGTCCAAGGAAG CTGTGCGGAATGATcggaacaagaaaaagaaagaggtgaaGGAAGAAGGGTCACTTGATAGCTATGAGCTGAGCCCCCAGTTAGAAGAGCTCATCACCAAGGTCAGCAAAGCCCATCAGGAGACCTTCCCCTCGCTCTGCCAGCTGGGCAAATACACCACG AATTCCAGTGCGGACCACCGGGTGCAGCTGGATCTGGGGCTCTGGGACAAGTTCAGCGAGCTGGCCACCAAGTGCATCATCAAGATTGTGGAGTTTGCCAAGCGGCTGCCTGGATTTACAGGGCTCAGCATTGCTGACCAGATCACTCTGCTCAAGGCTGCCTGCCTGGACATCCTG ATGCTGCGGATCTGCACAAGGTACACCCCAGAGCAGGACACCATGACCTTCTCCGACGGGCTGACCCTGAACCGGACCCAGATGCACAACGCCGGCTTTGGGCCCCTCACAGACCTCGTCTTTGCCTTTGCTGGGCAGCTCCTGCCACTGGAGATGGATGACACGGAGACAGGGCTGCTCAGTGCCATCTGCCTCATCTGTGGAG ACCGCATGGACCTGGAGGAACCTGAAAAAGTGGACAAGCTACAGGAACCGCTGCTGGAAGCCCTGAGGCTCTAtgcccggcggcggcggcccagCCAACCCTACATGTTCCCGAGGATGCTCATGAAGATCACCGACCTCCGGGGCATCAGCACCAAGG GAGCAGAAAGGGCCATTACCCTAAAGATGGAGATTCCGGGCCCGATGCCTCCCCTGATCCGAGAGATGCTGGAGAACCCCGAAATGTTTGAGGACGACTCCTCgcagcctggcccccaccccaaGGCCTCCAGCGAGGACGAAGTTCCAGGGGGCCAAGGCAAAGGGGGCCGTAGCCCCCACCCTGACCAAGGCCCCTGA
- the RARG gene encoding retinoic acid receptor gamma isoform X3, translated as MVPSSPSPPPPPRVYKPCFVCNDKSSGYHYGVSSCEGCKGFFRRSIQKNMVYTCHRDKNCIINKVTRNRCQYCRLQKCFEVGMSKEAVRNDRNKKKKEVKEEGSLDSYELSPQLEELITKVSKAHQETFPSLCQLGKYTTNSSADHRVQLDLGLWDKFSELATKCIIKIVEFAKRLPGFTGLSIADQITLLKAACLDILMLRICTRYTPEQDTMTFSDGLTLNRTQMHNAGFGPLTDLVFAFAGQLLPLEMDDTETGLLSAICLICGDRMDLEEPEKVDKLQEPLLEALRLYARRRRPSQPYMFPRMLMKITDLRGISTKGAERAITLKMEIPGPMPPLIREMLENPEMFEDDSSQPGPHPKASSEDEVPGGQGKGGRSPHPDQGP; from the exons ATGGTGCCCAGctcgccctcccctcctccacctcctcgggTCTACAAGCCGTGCTTCGTGTGCAATGACAAGTCCTCTGGCTACCACTATGGGGTCAGCTCTTGTGAAGGCTGCAAG GGCTTCTTCCGCCGTAGCATCCAGAAGAACATGGTGTACACATGTCACCGCGACAAAAACTGTATCATCAACAAGGTGACCCGGAATCGTTGCCAGTACTGCCGGCTACAGAAGTGCTTTGAAGTTGGCATGTCCAAGGAAG CTGTGCGGAATGATcggaacaagaaaaagaaagaggtgaaGGAAGAAGGGTCACTTGATAGCTATGAGCTGAGCCCCCAGTTAGAAGAGCTCATCACCAAGGTCAGCAAAGCCCATCAGGAGACCTTCCCCTCGCTCTGCCAGCTGGGCAAATACACCACG AATTCCAGTGCGGACCACCGGGTGCAGCTGGATCTGGGGCTCTGGGACAAGTTCAGCGAGCTGGCCACCAAGTGCATCATCAAGATTGTGGAGTTTGCCAAGCGGCTGCCTGGATTTACAGGGCTCAGCATTGCTGACCAGATCACTCTGCTCAAGGCTGCCTGCCTGGACATCCTG ATGCTGCGGATCTGCACAAGGTACACCCCAGAGCAGGACACCATGACCTTCTCCGACGGGCTGACCCTGAACCGGACCCAGATGCACAACGCCGGCTTTGGGCCCCTCACAGACCTCGTCTTTGCCTTTGCTGGGCAGCTCCTGCCACTGGAGATGGATGACACGGAGACAGGGCTGCTCAGTGCCATCTGCCTCATCTGTGGAG ACCGCATGGACCTGGAGGAACCTGAAAAAGTGGACAAGCTACAGGAACCGCTGCTGGAAGCCCTGAGGCTCTAtgcccggcggcggcggcccagCCAACCCTACATGTTCCCGAGGATGCTCATGAAGATCACCGACCTCCGGGGCATCAGCACCAAGG GAGCAGAAAGGGCCATTACCCTAAAGATGGAGATTCCGGGCCCGATGCCTCCCCTGATCCGAGAGATGCTGGAGAACCCCGAAATGTTTGAGGACGACTCCTCgcagcctggcccccaccccaaGGCCTCCAGCGAGGACGAAGTTCCAGGGGGCCAAGGCAAAGGGGGCCGTAGCCCCCACCCTGACCAAGGCCCCTGA
- the ITGB7 gene encoding integrin beta-7: protein MVALSMALVFLLALSRGESELDAKTSSPPEATGWGDPDLSLPGSCQPAPSCQKCILSHPSCAWCKQLNFTATGEAEARRCARREELLARGCPPGELEEPRGRQEVLQDEPLSQGTRGEGATQLAPQRVRVTLRPGEPQKLRVRFLRAEGYPVDLYYLMDLSYSMKDDLERVRQLGHALLVRLQEVTHSVRIGFGSFVDKTVLPFVSTVPSKLRHPCPTRLERCQPPFSFHHVLSLTGDAKAFEQEVGRQSVSGNLDLPEGGFDAILQAALCQEQIGWRNVSRLLVFTSDDTFHTAGDGKLGGIFMPSDGHCHLDSNGLYSRSPEFDYPSVGQVAQALSAANIQPIFAVTSATLPVYQELSKLIPKSVVGELSEDSSNVVQLIMDAYNSLSSTVTLEHEHSLLPSGVHISYESQCGGPEKTEGEAGDRGQCNHVRINQTVNFLVTLQATHCLPEPHLLRFRARGFSEELTVELHTLCDCNCTDTQLQAPHCSDRGHLQCGVCSCPPGRLGRLCECSEAELSSPDLESGCRAPNGTWPLCSGRGRCQCGRCTCSGQSSGRLCECDDASCERHEGILCGGFGRCQCGVCHCHANRTGRACECSGDTDGCVSPEGGLCSGHGRCKCNRCQCSDGYYGTLCDQCSGCKTPCERHRDCAECGAFGTGPLATNCSMACAHANVTLALAPILDDGWCKERTQDNRLFFFLAEDEAEGRVVLRVKPPEKGADHTQIIVLGCVGGIVAVGLGLVLAYRLSVEIYDRREYRRFEKERQQLNWKQDSNPLYKSAITTTVNPRFQETDTSPL from the exons ATGGTGGCTTTGTCAATGGCCCTTGTTTTCCTGCTGGCCCTGAGCAGAGGTGAGAGTGAGTTGGATGCCAAGACCTCATCTCCGCCAGAGGCCACAGGATGGGGGGATCCTGATCTGTCCTTGCCAGGGTCCTGCCAGCCAGCTCCCTCCTGCCAGAAGTGCATCCTCTCACACCCAAGCTGTGCCTGGTGCAAGCAACTG AACTTCACGGCGACGGGGGAGGCGGAGGCGCGGCGCTGTGCCCGGCGAGAGGAGCTGCTGGCCCGGGGCTGCCCGCCGGGGGAGCTGGAGGAGCCCCGCGGTCGGCAGGAGGTGCTGCAGGACGAGCCGCTCAGCCAGGGCACCCGCGGCGAGGGGGCCACCCAGCTGGCGCCGCAGCGGGTCCGGGTCACACTTCGGCCGG ggGAGCCCCAGAAGCTCCGGGTCCGCTTCCTCCGAGCCGAGGGATACCCGGTGGATCTGTACTACCTTATGGACCTGAGCTACTCCATGAAGGACGACCTGGAGCGCGTGCGCCAGCTCGGGCACGCGCTGCTGGTGCGGCTGCAGGAGGTCACCCACTCTGTGCGCATCG GCTTTGGCTCCTTCGTGGACAAAACAGTGCTGCCCTTTGTGAGCACAGTGCCCTCCAAGCTTcgccacccctgccccacccggCTGGAGCGCTGCCAGCCGCCCTTCAGCTTTCACCATGTGCTGTCCCTCACCGGGGATGCTAAAGCCTTCGAGCAGGAGGTGGGCCGTCAGAGTGTGTCTGGCAACCTGGACTTGCCCGAAGGCGGCTTCGATGCCATTCTGCAGGCTGCCCTCTGCCAG GAGCAGATTGGCTGGAGAAATGTGTCCCGGCTACTGGTGTTCACTTCAGATGACACATTCCACACAGCTGGGGATGGGAAGCTGGGTGGCATTTTCATGCCCAGTGATGGGCACTGCCACTTGGACAGCAATGGCCTCTATAGCCGAAGCCCGGAGTTT GACTACCCCTCTGTGGGTCAGGTAGCCCAGGCCCTTTCTGCAGCAAACATCCAGCCCATCTTTGCTGTCACCAGTGCCACGCTGCCTGTCTACCAG GAGCTGAGTAAGCTGATTCCCAAGTCCGTGGTGGGGGAGCTGAGCGAGGACTCCAGCAATGTGGTACAGCTCATCATGGACGCTTATAAt AGCCTGTCATCCACTGTGACCCTTGAACACGAACACTCTCTACTTCCTTCTGGGGTCCACATCTCCTACGAATCTCAGTGTGGCGGTCCTGAGAAGACAGAGGGTGAGGCAGGTGACCGGGGCCAGTGCAACCATGTCCGAATCAACCAGACG GTGAATTTTTTGGTTACTCTCCAAGCTACCCACTGCCTCCCAGAGCCCCATCTGCTGAGGTTCCGAGCCCGTGGCTTCTCAGAGGAGCTGACTGTGGAGTTGCACACACTGTGTGATTGTAATTGCACCGACACCCAGCTCCAAGCTCCTCACTGCAGTGACAGGGGGCACCTACAATGTGGGGTGTGCAG CTGTCCCCCCGGCCGCCTGGGTCGACTCTGTGAGTGCTCTGAGGCTGAGCTGTCCTCCCCAGATCTGGAATCTGGGTGCCGGGCCCCCAATGGCACATGGCCCCTGTGCAGCGGGAGGGGACGGTGCCAGTGTGGACGCTGCACCTGCAGCGGACAGAGCTCTGGGCGTCTGTGCGAGTGTGATGATGCCAGCTGTGAGCGACATGAAGGCATCCTCTGTGGAG GCTTTGGCCGCTGCCAATGTGGAGTGTGTCACTGTCATGCTAACCGCACGGGCAGAGCATGCGAATGCAGTGGGGACACGGACGGCTGTGTCAGCCCCGAGGGAGGGCTCTGCAGTGGGCATGGACGCTGCAAATGCAACCGCTGCCAGTGCTCGGACGGCTACTACGGCACCCTCTGTGATCAGTGCTCAGGCTGCAAGACGCCATGCGAGAGACACAG GGACTGTGCAGAGTGTGGGGCTTTTGGGACTGGTCCCCTGGCAACGAATTGCAGCATGGCTTGTGCCCACGCCAACGTGACTCTGGCTCTGGCCCCTATCCTGGATGACGGCTGGTGCAAAGAGAGGACCCAAGACAACCGGCTCTTCTTCTTCTTAGCAGAGGATGAAGCTGAAGGCAGGGTCGTGTTGAGAGTGAAACCCCCAGAGA AGGGAGCAGACCACACCCAAATCATTGTGCTGGGCTGCGTTGGGGGCATCGTGGCAGTGGGACTGGGGTTGGTCCTGGCGTATCGACTCTCAGTAGAAATCTATGACCGCCGAGAATACAGACGTTTTGAGAAGGAGCGGCAGCAGCTGAACTGGAAGCAG GACAGCAATCCTCTCTACAAAAGCGCCATCACTACCACTGTCAACCCCCGCTTTCAAGAGACAGACACTTCCCCTCTGTGA
- the ZNF740 gene encoding zinc finger protein 740 isoform X1, with protein MAQASLLACEGLAGVSLVPTAASKKMMLSQIASKQAENGERAGSPDVLRCSSQGHRKDSDKSRSRKDDDSLAEASHSKKTVKKVVVVEQNGSFQVKIPKNFVCEHCFGAFRSSYHLKRHILIHTGEKPFECDICDMRFIQKYHLERHKRVHSGEKPYQCERCHQCFSRTDRLLRHKRMCQGCQSKTSDGQFSL; from the exons ATGGCTCAG GCAAGTCTCCTGgcttgtgaaggcctagcaggtGTGAGTTTGGTTCCCACTGCAGCCAGCAAGAAGATGATGCTGAGCCAGATTGCCAGCAAGCAGGCCGAGAATGGAGAGCGGGCAGGTAGCCCTGATGTGCTGAGGTGCTCAAGTCAG GGCCACCGAAAGGACAGCGATAAGTCCCGGAGCCGCAAAGACGATGACAGCTTGGCTGAGGCCTCTCATTCAAAAAAGACTGTTAAAAAG GTGGTGGTAGTGGAACAAAATGGTTCCTTTCAAGTAAAGATTCCCAAAAATTTTGTTTGTGAACACTGCTTTGGAGCCTTTAGGAGCAGTTACCACCTCAAGAGGCACATCCTTATTCATACTG GTGAGAAGCCGTTTGAGTGTGATATATGTGATATGCGCTTCATCCAGAAGTATCACCTGGAGCGTCACAAGCGTGTGCACAGTGGTGAAAAGCCCTACCAGTGTGAACGGTGTCATCAG TGTTTTTCTCGGACAGATCGATTACTCAGACACAAACGGATGTGCCAAGGTTGCCAGTCCAAGACTTCCGACGGGCAGTTTTCTCTATAG
- the ZNF740 gene encoding zinc finger protein 740 isoform X2 → MKEASLLACEGLAGVSLVPTAASKKMMLSQIASKQAENGERAGSPDVLRCSSQGHRKDSDKSRSRKDDDSLAEASHSKKTVKKVVVVEQNGSFQVKIPKNFVCEHCFGAFRSSYHLKRHILIHTGEKPFECDICDMRFIQKYHLERHKRVHSGEKPYQCERCHQCFSRTDRLLRHKRMCQGCQSKTSDGQFSL, encoded by the exons ATGAAGGAG GCAAGTCTCCTGgcttgtgaaggcctagcaggtGTGAGTTTGGTTCCCACTGCAGCCAGCAAGAAGATGATGCTGAGCCAGATTGCCAGCAAGCAGGCCGAGAATGGAGAGCGGGCAGGTAGCCCTGATGTGCTGAGGTGCTCAAGTCAG GGCCACCGAAAGGACAGCGATAAGTCCCGGAGCCGCAAAGACGATGACAGCTTGGCTGAGGCCTCTCATTCAAAAAAGACTGTTAAAAAG GTGGTGGTAGTGGAACAAAATGGTTCCTTTCAAGTAAAGATTCCCAAAAATTTTGTTTGTGAACACTGCTTTGGAGCCTTTAGGAGCAGTTACCACCTCAAGAGGCACATCCTTATTCATACTG GTGAGAAGCCGTTTGAGTGTGATATATGTGATATGCGCTTCATCCAGAAGTATCACCTGGAGCGTCACAAGCGTGTGCACAGTGGTGAAAAGCCCTACCAGTGTGAACGGTGTCATCAG TGTTTTTCTCGGACAGATCGATTACTCAGACACAAACGGATGTGCCAAGGTTGCCAGTCCAAGACTTCCGACGGGCAGTTTTCTCTATAG